The Streptomonospora litoralis genome window below encodes:
- a CDS encoding sensor histidine kinase produces the protein MTTTPAESAPEAAPAAGTAHAPKRGAERSVFRAGPWAWLTDAGIVVALAALNSALVTLSEQTPQLDALWGNTTAGYVAGTLLALTLFARRYVPFTVLMLLTLSGLAGDYLHVLVWGTASLGIAAGAYSVGRYLPLTRSLAGLASAVAVNIAATALSPAQATAGGGEPWWINQAFYLGWILASWWVGRLVRMRSFHMVELATRAERLERARDAHTRAVLAEERSRIARELHDVVAHHVSVMTVQATAGRRVIERSPDRARQTLVEIEETGRQAMSEMRRIVDVLRTAEGDGADADRGPQPGLAGLDELVQQIRDTGTPVELRVEGTAAELAPGLDLTLYRVVQESLTNVLKHAGREARTAVSVRFGAQAVEVSVTDEGGGGPREGASPRAGDEPGHGLVGMRERVALYGGELDAGPRSGGGFEVSARLPLPHRG, from the coding sequence GTGACCACCACACCGGCAGAGTCCGCCCCCGAAGCAGCCCCCGCCGCCGGGACCGCCCACGCGCCGAAGCGCGGCGCGGAGCGCTCGGTGTTCCGGGCCGGGCCCTGGGCGTGGCTGACCGACGCCGGCATCGTCGTCGCGCTGGCGGCCCTCAACAGCGCGCTGGTCACCCTCAGCGAGCAGACTCCGCAACTGGACGCGCTGTGGGGCAACACCACCGCGGGCTACGTCGCCGGCACCCTGCTCGCCCTCACCCTCTTCGCGCGCCGCTACGTGCCGTTCACGGTGCTGATGCTGCTGACCCTCAGCGGGTTGGCCGGCGATTACCTGCACGTGCTGGTGTGGGGCACCGCGAGCCTGGGAATCGCCGCCGGGGCGTACTCGGTGGGCCGCTATCTGCCGCTGACGCGGTCGCTGGCCGGATTGGCGTCAGCGGTGGCGGTCAACATCGCCGCGACCGCGTTGAGCCCGGCCCAGGCGACGGCCGGAGGCGGTGAGCCGTGGTGGATCAATCAGGCGTTCTATCTGGGGTGGATCCTGGCGTCCTGGTGGGTTGGCCGCCTGGTGCGGATGCGCTCCTTCCACATGGTGGAACTGGCTACGCGCGCGGAGCGGCTGGAGCGGGCGCGCGACGCCCACACCCGCGCGGTGCTGGCCGAGGAGCGCAGCCGCATCGCCCGTGAGCTGCACGACGTGGTCGCCCATCACGTCAGCGTGATGACCGTGCAGGCCACGGCCGGGCGCCGGGTGATCGAACGCTCGCCCGACCGGGCGCGCCAGACGCTGGTGGAGATCGAGGAGACCGGCCGCCAGGCGATGTCGGAGATGCGGCGGATCGTGGACGTACTGCGCACCGCCGAGGGCGACGGCGCCGACGCCGACCGCGGCCCGCAACCCGGCCTCGCCGGACTCGACGAGCTGGTGCAGCAGATCCGCGACACCGGAACCCCCGTGGAGCTGCGCGTCGAGGGGACGGCGGCGGAGCTGGCGCCGGGCCTGGATCTGACCCTGTACCGCGTCGTCCAGGAGTCGTTGACCAACGTCCTCAAGCACGCGGGACGGGAGGCCCGCACGGCGGTGTCGGTGCGCTTCGGTGCGCAGGCGGTGGAGGTGAGCGTGACCGACGAAGGGGGCGGCGGGCCGCGCGAAGGGGCTTCGCCCCGGGCCGGCGACGAACCCGGCCACGGCCTGGTGGGGATGCGTGAGCGCGTGGCGCTCTACGGCGGCGAGCTCGACGCCGGGCCGCGCAGCGGCGGCGGGTTCGAAGTGAGCGCCCGGCTGCCCCTTCCCCACCGCGGCTGA
- a CDS encoding threonine/serine exporter family protein translates to MAQDPQFPASLNETSLLSRLRDWRAAREAEMHSDLFDEGVELPDPRALDLVLRVGELLLASGESTEVVSESMLSLSVAFELPRSEVSVTFTAITLSTHPGGDHPPVTGERVVRRRTLDYFRVNELHALVQDAALGAVELEGAIARLRAIKRAHPPYPNWLIVTGFGLIASSASLMVGGQLLVAAAAFLATVLGDRTSAFLARRGVAEFYQMTAATVVASSIGVLLLWASDQMQLALQAGAVITGNIMALLPGRPLVASLQEGISGSYVSASARLLEVFLTLGAIIAGVGAVAYTAVRLGVGVNLEDLPTLGTDLGLPVLIGSAGIAMTFAVSLTVPPRMLPWIGAMGVMIWVIYASVRSLLDAPPILGTAAGAVAIGVVGHVLARRTRRPVLPFVIPAIAPLLPGSILYRGLLEITLNQPVQGLLSLSEAVAIGLGLGAGVSFGGELVRAFQRGGLAGAGRRTRPAARRSRGAY, encoded by the coding sequence ATGGCCCAGGACCCCCAGTTTCCCGCCTCGCTGAACGAGACCAGCCTGCTGAGCCGATTGCGGGATTGGCGGGCGGCGCGCGAGGCGGAGATGCACTCCGACCTCTTCGACGAGGGCGTCGAGCTGCCCGATCCGCGCGCGCTGGATCTCGTGCTGCGCGTGGGCGAGCTGCTCCTGGCCAGCGGCGAGAGCACCGAGGTCGTCAGCGAGTCGATGCTGAGCCTGTCGGTGGCCTTCGAGCTGCCGCGCTCGGAGGTCTCGGTCACCTTCACCGCCATCACGCTCTCCACCCACCCCGGCGGCGACCACCCGCCGGTCACCGGCGAGCGGGTGGTGCGCCGGCGCACCCTGGACTACTTCCGCGTCAACGAGCTGCACGCCCTGGTGCAGGACGCGGCCCTGGGGGCGGTGGAGCTGGAGGGCGCCATCGCGCGGCTGCGGGCCATCAAGCGGGCGCACCCGCCCTACCCCAACTGGCTCATCGTCACCGGGTTCGGGCTGATCGCCTCCAGCGCCTCCCTGATGGTCGGCGGCCAGCTGCTCGTGGCCGCCGCCGCGTTCCTGGCGACCGTGCTGGGCGACCGCACATCGGCGTTCCTGGCCCGGCGCGGGGTGGCCGAGTTCTACCAGATGACCGCGGCGACGGTGGTGGCCTCCTCGATCGGGGTGCTGCTGCTGTGGGCCAGCGACCAGATGCAACTGGCGCTGCAGGCGGGTGCGGTCATCACCGGCAACATCATGGCGCTGCTGCCCGGGCGGCCGCTGGTGGCGAGCCTGCAGGAGGGCATCAGCGGCAGCTACGTCTCGGCCTCGGCGCGGCTGCTGGAGGTCTTCCTCACGCTCGGCGCGATCATCGCCGGTGTCGGTGCGGTCGCCTACACCGCCGTGCGGCTGGGCGTGGGCGTCAACTTGGAGGACCTGCCCACGCTGGGCACCGACCTGGGTCTGCCGGTGCTGATCGGGTCGGCGGGCATCGCCATGACGTTCGCCGTGTCGCTGACGGTCCCGCCGCGGATGCTGCCGTGGATCGGCGCCATGGGCGTGATGATCTGGGTGATCTACGCGAGTGTGCGCAGTCTGCTGGATGCTCCGCCGATCCTGGGCACCGCCGCCGGCGCCGTGGCCATCGGCGTGGTCGGCCACGTGCTGGCCCGCCGCACGCGGCGCCCCGTGCTGCCCTTCGTCATTCCGGCGATCGCTCCACTGCTGCCCGGAAGCATCCTGTACCGGGGACTGCTGGAGATCACCCTGAACCAGCCCGTGCAGGGACTGCTGAGCCTGTCGGAGGCCGTGGCGATCGGCCTGGGCCTGGGCGCCGGGGTCAGCTTCGGCGGCGAACTGGTCCGCGCCTTCCAACGCGGCGGCCTCGCCGGCGCCGGCCGCCGCACCCGCCCCGCGGCCCGCCGCAGCCGCGGTGCCTACTGA
- a CDS encoding site-2 protease family protein, translated as MTDHGSSTPPESPSTPRPTRNGGSGWLMARPFGIPVYVTPSWLIIAVIITLIYQPVVESTLALGPVSYLVAFVFAVLLYVSVLIHELAHSVTARMFGLPVGRITLYMLGGVSEIEREAPTPGREFLVAVSGPVLSLVLAAAGFAAYGFVDPQTIAGVLIWQLWVANLLVGVFNLLPGLPLDGGRLVRALVWALTRRPKAGTVVAAWGGRVLAVAIVAVPLGYALLAGAAPNLFGLLWALLLASFIWMGAASALRTARLRERVPTLRARELGRRVAVVGAEVSVAEAGRRMAEAGAGAVLVADAAGTPTSIVNDAAATAVPESRRPWVPVSSVSRAITRGAVVRADLEGESLLEALRAHPAQEYLLVEDDGTPFGVLRTSDVQEAFTRR; from the coding sequence GTGACCGACCACGGCAGCAGCACCCCGCCCGAGAGCCCGAGCACACCCCGCCCCACCCGCAACGGCGGTTCGGGCTGGCTGATGGCGCGCCCGTTCGGCATTCCGGTCTACGTGACGCCGTCGTGGCTGATCATCGCCGTCATCATCACGCTGATCTATCAGCCCGTCGTCGAGAGCACGCTCGCCCTGGGGCCGGTCTCCTACCTGGTGGCGTTCGTTTTCGCAGTGCTGCTGTACGTCTCGGTGCTCATCCACGAGCTGGCGCACTCGGTGACGGCCCGCATGTTCGGTCTGCCCGTAGGGCGCATCACGCTCTACATGCTCGGCGGCGTCTCCGAGATCGAACGCGAGGCGCCTACCCCCGGACGCGAGTTCCTGGTGGCCGTATCGGGGCCGGTGCTGTCGCTCGTGCTGGCCGCGGCGGGGTTCGCGGCCTACGGCTTCGTCGATCCGCAGACCATCGCGGGCGTGCTGATCTGGCAGCTGTGGGTGGCCAACCTGCTGGTGGGCGTGTTCAACCTGCTGCCCGGCCTGCCGCTGGACGGCGGCCGCCTGGTGCGGGCGCTGGTGTGGGCGCTGACCCGGCGGCCCAAGGCCGGGACCGTGGTGGCCGCCTGGGGCGGGCGGGTGCTCGCCGTCGCCATCGTCGCCGTGCCGCTGGGCTACGCGCTGCTTGCCGGGGCCGCACCGAACCTGTTCGGGCTGCTGTGGGCGCTGCTGCTGGCGTCGTTCATCTGGATGGGCGCGGCGTCGGCACTGCGCACGGCGCGCCTGCGCGAGCGCGTGCCCACACTGCGCGCCCGCGAGCTGGGCCGGCGCGTGGCCGTCGTCGGAGCGGAGGTCTCGGTGGCCGAGGCGGGTCGGCGCATGGCCGAGGCCGGAGCGGGCGCGGTGCTGGTCGCCGACGCCGCCGGCACCCCCACCTCGATCGTCAACGACGCCGCCGCCACCGCGGTGCCCGAGTCCCGGCGCCCCTGGGTGCCGGTCTCCAGCGTGTCCCGCGCCATCACCCGCGGGGCGGTCGTACGCGCCGACCTGGAGGGCGAGTCGCTCCTGGAGGCCCTGCGCGCCCACCCGGCACAGGAGTACCTGCTTGTCGAGGACGACGGCACCCCCTTCGGCGTGCTGCGCACCTCCGACGTCCAAGAGGCGTTCACGCGGCGCTGA
- a CDS encoding response regulator translates to MAIRVLLVDDQPLLRTGFRLILESEEDISVVGEAADGLAALADTRRLLPDVVLMDIRMPGKDGIDATREILSWAHHSGRQVRVLVLTTFDLDEYVVEALKAGASGFLLKDVPPDELAEAIRVVSEGAAIVAPTVTRRLLDRFADKLPSARERPAPQLDHLTEREREVLRLLARGLSNAEIARRLVVSETTVKTHVGNVLTKLGLRDRVQAVVHAYETGIVRPGED, encoded by the coding sequence ATGGCAATTCGCGTCCTGCTCGTCGACGACCAGCCGCTGCTGCGTACCGGTTTCCGCCTGATTCTGGAGTCGGAGGAGGACATCTCCGTGGTGGGCGAGGCGGCCGACGGCCTCGCAGCTCTCGCCGACACCCGGCGGCTGCTGCCCGACGTGGTGCTGATGGACATCCGCATGCCGGGCAAGGACGGCATCGACGCCACACGCGAAATCCTGTCGTGGGCCCACCACAGCGGCCGGCAGGTGCGGGTGCTGGTGCTGACGACCTTCGACCTGGACGAGTACGTGGTCGAGGCGCTCAAGGCCGGGGCCAGTGGCTTCCTGCTCAAGGACGTACCGCCGGACGAGCTGGCGGAGGCGATCCGCGTGGTGTCGGAGGGGGCGGCGATCGTCGCGCCGACCGTCACCCGCAGGCTGCTGGACCGCTTCGCCGACAAGCTGCCCTCCGCACGGGAGCGGCCGGCGCCGCAGCTGGACCACCTCACCGAACGCGAGCGCGAGGTCCTCCGGCTGCTCGCGCGGGGTCTGTCCAACGCCGAGATCGCGCGGCGGCTGGTGGTGAGCGAGACCACGGTCAAGACCCATGTCGGCAACGTGCTGACCAAACTGGGGCTGCGCGACCGGGTGCAGGCGGTGGTGCACGCCTACGAGACCGGCATTGTGCGCCCCGGCGAGGATTAG
- a CDS encoding RecB family exonuclease, with amino-acid sequence MDSPEAAPLVPALSPSRAADFLQCPLLFRFRVIDRLPERPSAAALRGTLVHAVLERLFELPAETRTRRTALSLLEPQWERLRAAQPETAAELFPTEEDAAAWLAEARTLLERYFHMEQPHRLEPRERELRLEVTLESGLRLRGYVDRLDVAPAGQIRIVDYKTGKSPRPRFEDKARFQIFFYGVMLWRELGEVPARLQLMYLGDGGVRWYEPTEQELLAAESEILGIWRDIERTARSGSWNPRPSKLCGWCDHQALCPEFGGTPPPLPATAPVA; translated from the coding sequence ATGGACTCCCCCGAGGCCGCTCCCCTGGTCCCAGCGCTGTCGCCGTCGCGGGCCGCCGACTTCCTGCAGTGCCCGCTGCTGTTCCGCTTCCGGGTGATCGACCGCCTGCCCGAGCGCCCCAGCGCCGCGGCGCTGCGCGGCACGCTGGTGCACGCGGTGCTGGAACGGCTCTTCGAGCTTCCCGCCGAGACCCGAACGCGCCGCACGGCGCTGTCGCTGCTGGAACCGCAGTGGGAACGGCTGCGCGCCGCCCAACCCGAGACCGCCGCCGAACTGTTCCCCACCGAGGAGGATGCCGCGGCCTGGCTGGCCGAGGCGCGCACGCTGCTGGAACGCTACTTCCACATGGAGCAGCCGCACCGGCTCGAACCGCGCGAGCGCGAACTGCGGCTGGAGGTCACGCTCGAGTCCGGACTGCGGCTGCGGGGCTACGTCGACCGCCTCGACGTCGCCCCCGCCGGTCAGATCCGCATCGTCGACTACAAGACCGGCAAGTCGCCGCGTCCGCGGTTCGAGGACAAGGCCCGGTTCCAGATCTTCTTCTACGGCGTGATGCTGTGGCGGGAGCTGGGCGAGGTCCCCGCCCGGCTGCAGCTGATGTACCTGGGCGACGGCGGGGTGCGCTGGTACGAGCCCACCGAACAGGAACTGCTGGCCGCCGAGTCGGAGATCCTGGGCATCTGGCGCGACATCGAACGCACCGCCCGATCGGGCAGCTGGAATCCGCGGCCCAGCAAACTGTGCGGATGGTGCGACCACCAGGCGCTGTGCCCCGAGTTCGGCGGCACCCCTCCCCCGCTGCCCGCCACCGCCCCGGTGGCGTGA